A stretch of Bacteroidales bacterium DNA encodes these proteins:
- a CDS encoding TetR/AcrR family transcriptional regulator translates to MTESPQNAEQLILQSARKVFIEKGMTGARMQEIADEAGINKALLHYYFRSKDQLFQSVFLEAFQKFMPQVELLISSELPFLQKLEIFVHNYIGIIIENPYLPGFVLHELSQNPQRLADLLSNRLNRIPDFLAQIQQEIQNGLLKPFDPRQILINTFALCIFPFVARPIMNAVVFQNDRTAYERFLEQRKTDVFNFIKSAILIEKP, encoded by the coding sequence ATGACAGAAAGCCCACAAAATGCGGAACAATTAATCCTGCAGTCAGCCCGAAAGGTTTTTATTGAGAAAGGCATGACTGGCGCCAGGATGCAGGAAATAGCCGATGAAGCCGGAATTAATAAGGCTTTGCTGCACTATTATTTCCGAAGTAAAGACCAACTGTTCCAGTCTGTATTTCTGGAAGCATTTCAGAAATTCATGCCTCAGGTCGAATTGCTCATCAGCTCTGAACTGCCATTCCTTCAAAAGCTGGAAATTTTTGTCCATAACTACATTGGTATTATTATCGAGAATCCATATTTACCGGGCTTTGTGCTGCACGAGCTTTCGCAAAATCCTCAGCGACTGGCCGATTTGTTGTCAAACAGGCTAAACAGGATTCCGGATTTTTTAGCACAAATTCAACAGGAAATCCAAAATGGTTTACTCAAACCTTTTGATCCCAGGCAAATTTTGATCAACACGTTTGCATTGTGTATTTTTCCTTTTGTTGCCCGCCCAATCATGAATGCCGTGGTTTTTCAAAATGACCGGACAGCCTATGAACGTTTTCTTGAGCAGCGCAAAACGGATGTTTTTAACTTTATCAAAAGCGCAATTTTAATCGAAAAACCATAA
- a CDS encoding T9SS type A sorting domain-containing protein, which produces MKKALLLTFGLALSVLIFGQQTIQFRDGLKVCKEPNRIYTEQTSNAPVPKPIQSQYPGGERAIVLRQLGTSGNGFGFLGVRQYIWADPAINAISFVHRMNVPPNGPGSGFLAYDYSVDGGANWTNNVQVYEAPSATFNGRYPMGALYNPAGNTEPTNAYFSYFAAVLDGSNNGTWGGYGYGVHQFTTAEPPTQHNVAATPEWLQGVPEAYTITSQGLAICVDPTNNGVALPYEDNMIITKGYFNPEIGDFEMDRYLEFMPAGGISPISGAEAGVADCKVAFAPDGLTGYIAYLSNNGENSVESDGCYHPILYKTIDGGQFWDGPYNVQLGGVDGLPVVLEYLTDELIETLFPAPNTPEREDIPFTSGFELGLSVDFSGNPHLMFTVGVGSQEWTIITGFTGSTGCDGTVAMIHAFSPDGGETWLANNLGLMENFRGEFNYTGMTDPVAEDNRPFIASTPDGTKMFFSWIDTNIENYGDNDQPDIYCVGYDVINNTYSDTYVVTQFSAAWYNSFMAAGSKYVLDLGNGSYKIPFVYQQIDPLDLINPVQFWFVDDFILTDTDLGLIQGQEEMETFSFSVSQNYPNPCQGHTYIDVKTEKAVTIHVEISNLIGQVVRKAEPQSVHAGKHQLRLNTAGLNTGIYIYSVSIDDKVISKKLSVK; this is translated from the coding sequence ATGAAAAAAGCATTACTTCTGACATTTGGCCTTGCATTATCAGTGTTGATATTCGGGCAACAGACCATTCAATTCAGGGATGGCCTTAAAGTGTGTAAAGAACCAAACAGGATTTACACTGAACAAACCAGTAACGCTCCGGTTCCCAAACCAATTCAGTCGCAATATCCAGGAGGCGAGCGGGCTATCGTGCTTCGTCAGCTGGGTACATCCGGTAATGGTTTTGGTTTTTTAGGTGTCCGCCAGTATATTTGGGCTGACCCGGCAATCAATGCCATTTCGTTTGTTCACAGGATGAATGTCCCGCCCAACGGGCCTGGTAGTGGATTCCTTGCCTACGATTATTCGGTTGACGGAGGAGCCAACTGGACCAACAATGTGCAGGTTTATGAGGCCCCATCAGCAACTTTTAACGGCCGCTATCCTATGGGGGCTCTTTACAACCCTGCAGGTAATACAGAACCCACCAATGCTTATTTCAGCTATTTTGCCGCTGTGCTTGATGGCTCAAACAACGGAACCTGGGGTGGTTATGGTTACGGTGTACATCAATTTACTACCGCAGAACCTCCTACCCAACACAATGTGGCTGCTACTCCGGAATGGTTGCAGGGAGTCCCCGAAGCTTATACAATTACCAGCCAGGGATTAGCCATTTGTGTTGACCCAACCAACAATGGAGTTGCGCTTCCATATGAAGACAATATGATCATCACCAAAGGGTACTTTAATCCTGAGATTGGTGATTTTGAAATGGATCGTTACCTGGAGTTCATGCCGGCAGGCGGTATAAGTCCGATAAGCGGTGCGGAGGCCGGTGTTGCTGATTGTAAGGTCGCCTTCGCTCCTGACGGACTAACGGGTTATATTGCCTATCTCTCCAATAATGGCGAAAATTCGGTTGAATCCGATGGATGCTATCACCCGATTCTTTACAAAACCATAGATGGCGGGCAATTCTGGGATGGACCCTACAATGTTCAACTTGGAGGTGTTGACGGTTTGCCGGTAGTTCTTGAGTACCTTACCGACGAACTGATCGAAACCCTTTTCCCTGCGCCCAATACTCCGGAAAGAGAAGACATTCCATTTACCTCTGGCTTTGAGCTTGGCCTCAGTGTTGACTTTTCCGGAAACCCACATCTGATGTTTACTGTTGGAGTTGGAAGTCAGGAATGGACCATTATAACCGGGTTCACAGGTTCTACCGGATGTGATGGCACTGTGGCTATGATCCACGCCTTTTCACCGGATGGTGGTGAAACATGGCTGGCCAATAATCTTGGATTAATGGAAAACTTCCGTGGAGAGTTTAACTACACTGGTATGACGGATCCGGTTGCTGAGGACAACCGCCCCTTTATCGCCTCGACACCTGATGGTACAAAAATGTTTTTCTCATGGATAGATACAAATATCGAAAACTATGGTGATAATGACCAGCCGGATATCTACTGCGTGGGTTACGATGTAATCAACAACACTTACTCCGATACTTACGTGGTTACGCAGTTTTCGGCTGCATGGTACAATTCGTTTATGGCTGCAGGGTCAAAATATGTGCTGGATTTAGGTAACGGAAGCTACAAGATTCCATTCGTTTATCAACAAATCGACCCGCTCGATCTGATCAATCCTGTACAGTTTTGGTTTGTTGACGATTTTATTCTTACTGATACCGACCTGGGATTAATTCAGGGACAGGAAGAGATGGAAACATTCAGCTTCAGTGTATCTCAAAATTATCCTAATCCATGCCAGGGACACACTTACATTGATGTTAAAACCGAAAAGGCTGTTACCATTCATGTCGAAATTTCCAATCTGATCGGGCAGGTAGTCCGTAAAGCGGAACCCCAAAGCGTGCATGCTGGTAAACATCAACTGCGCCTCAATACTGCCGGCCTCAACACCGGAATATACATTTACAGTGTCAGCATTGATGATAAGGTAATTTCAAAGAAATTAAGTGTGAAATAA
- a CDS encoding glycosyltransferase family 39 protein — protein sequence MLNQPAIPNSHIERGYIGYLRIIIIMSLLIRGFLAFFLELGNDEVYYWTYALYPDLSHFDHPPMIGIFIQLTTLNLLLDHEFFLRLSSVLLGGVNTWLIFLIGRRIKNSLAGLYAAILYNTSIYCFVIVGIFIMPDTPQVFFWLISLLLLVTILPDREIQAKSRRLMLVAGVVIGLAMLSKYTSAFLWLAAGLFILFYNRNWLKTFELYAAAMISLVIFSPVIWWNFQYNFISFTFHGERVSLFESGLRPDFFITELFGQILYNNPVNFIIIIIALIALFKKRFSLNPDYRKILFLSSIPLIGLFLFFALFRQTLPHWSGPGYLGLMLIAGVFFADMQKERLNLLPKLIKISIGLLLVGLTIGAFEIKLGIIGQPPADDPKRLGRHDVTLDMSEWKDFREKFSQLRDEDISHGRMADVAPVIITRWFPGAHLDYYVARHTGQNLIAIGDLKNLHKYAWINRERPGLFPGSDAYYITNSRDFKDPNPLLAEYFREIEEPVIVPMYKRNRHVQNFFIYRLRNCFNQPADLLEE from the coding sequence ATGCTCAACCAGCCAGCCATTCCCAATAGTCACATTGAAAGAGGATACATTGGGTACCTCCGGATAATCATTATCATGTCGCTGCTGATCCGTGGATTTCTGGCTTTTTTTCTTGAATTGGGGAACGACGAAGTGTACTACTGGACTTACGCGCTTTACCCTGATCTGAGCCATTTCGACCATCCACCAATGATCGGAATTTTCATTCAGCTTACAACCCTGAACTTGTTGCTGGATCATGAATTTTTCCTCCGGTTAAGTTCGGTTTTGCTTGGCGGGGTAAACACCTGGTTGATTTTTTTGATCGGTAGAAGAATAAAAAATAGTCTGGCAGGACTTTATGCAGCCATTCTCTATAACACATCGATCTATTGTTTTGTGATTGTCGGGATTTTTATCATGCCCGACACACCACAGGTTTTTTTCTGGCTGATCAGCCTTTTACTCCTTGTAACCATTCTGCCCGACAGGGAAATCCAAGCAAAAAGTCGCAGACTCATGTTGGTTGCCGGAGTTGTGATTGGGCTGGCCATGTTGTCGAAATACACTTCCGCGTTTTTGTGGCTGGCAGCAGGGCTATTTATTTTATTTTACAACCGGAACTGGCTGAAAACATTTGAACTGTATGCTGCAGCGATGATTTCGTTGGTAATTTTTTCGCCGGTGATCTGGTGGAATTTTCAATACAATTTCATCAGTTTTACCTTTCACGGAGAGCGGGTTAGCCTTTTTGAATCAGGGCTGCGACCAGATTTTTTTATCACTGAATTGTTCGGTCAGATTTTGTACAATAACCCGGTAAATTTTATCATCATTATCATTGCACTAATTGCTCTGTTTAAAAAGAGATTTTCTTTAAACCCTGACTACAGGAAAATATTATTCTTATCGTCAATCCCCCTGATTGGGCTGTTTCTATTTTTTGCCCTTTTCAGGCAAACGTTGCCCCATTGGAGCGGGCCGGGTTACCTGGGATTAATGTTGATTGCCGGTGTTTTTTTCGCCGATATGCAAAAGGAGAGGTTAAATCTTTTACCCAAACTTATTAAAATCAGTATCGGATTGCTGTTGGTTGGACTAACGATAGGAGCGTTTGAAATTAAATTGGGAATTATCGGTCAACCACCGGCAGATGATCCAAAGCGACTGGGTAGGCATGATGTCACCCTCGATATGTCAGAATGGAAGGATTTTAGAGAGAAGTTCAGTCAATTGCGCGATGAAGATATTTCGCATGGAAGAATGGCTGATGTTGCTCCTGTTATTATCACTCGCTGGTTTCCTGGGGCGCACCTCGATTATTACGTTGCCCGGCATACCGGTCAAAACCTCATTGCAATCGGGGATTTAAAAAACCTTCATAAATATGCCTGGATTAACCGGGAACGACCTGGCCTTTTCCCCGGCTCAGATGCCTACTATATTACCAACAGCCGCGACTTTAAAGACCCAAATCCCCTTCTTGCAGAATATTTCAGGGAGATAGAAGAACCGGTTATCGTCCCAATGTATAAACGAAACCGCCATGTGCAGAATTTTTTCATTTACAGATTGAGAAATTGTTTTAACCAGCCTGCAGATTTACTTGAGGAATAA
- a CDS encoding type II toxin-antitoxin system PemK/MazF family toxin — translation MELNQYQIVLVNLDPTIGSEIRKTRPCVIISPDEMNRHLQTIVVAPMATTSKNYPTRIEVNHENLTGWIVVDQIRTIDKQRIIQVKGTLTQNEIRKVKSVLKETYID, via the coding sequence ATGGAACTAAATCAATATCAAATTGTATTGGTCAACCTTGACCCGACAATTGGAAGTGAAATAAGAAAAACAAGACCCTGTGTAATTATTTCGCCTGATGAAATGAATAGGCACCTTCAAACTATTGTTGTTGCGCCAATGGCGACTACTTCAAAAAATTACCCGACACGGATAGAAGTAAATCATGAAAATTTGACTGGCTGGATTGTCGTTGACCAAATAAGGACGATTGACAAGCAGCGTATAATTCAAGTGAAGGGAACTTTGACTCAAAACGAGATTAGGAAAGTAAAATCCGTTTTGAAAGAAACTTACATTGATTAA
- a CDS encoding AbrB/MazE/SpoVT family DNA-binding domain-containing protein translates to MEVSVIKIGNSRGFRLSKALLEKYNIKDKVELILEKGQIIIKPLTAPRKGWDKAFKEMHAAGDDKLLFDDVFEDENPEEWN, encoded by the coding sequence ATGGAAGTTTCTGTAATCAAAATCGGTAATTCGCGCGGCTTCAGGCTGAGTAAGGCACTTCTTGAGAAATATAATATCAAAGACAAAGTTGAATTGATACTTGAAAAAGGTCAGATAATTATCAAACCTTTGACAGCACCAAGAAAAGGGTGGGATAAAGCATTTAAGGAAATGCATGCCGCAGGTGATGATAAACTTTTGTTCGATGATGTATTTGAAGATGAAAACCCTGAAGAATGGAACTAA
- a CDS encoding CPBP family intramembrane metalloprotease, translated as MIPSPDINHRLNDRLTLIITLLAVVMFSVMFVIRQAGAFDFWYWMSTNLVVILSIVFLLDNENLRLLQFDFKTSPLKKMLMGLAFAALLFVVFYLGNIALRIVLDSAGEGINQVYGFKQEAPDWRIVILMLVIIGPGEELFWRGFLQRRLQMNFGVNPGFLVATFLYTAVHLFTGNLVLVLAALTCGLFWGWLYKKHHSMIINIVSHTVWDILVFIVLPFN; from the coding sequence ATGATCCCAAGTCCCGATATCAATCACCGCCTAAATGATCGGCTGACTTTGATCATTACCCTGCTTGCGGTGGTGATGTTCTCGGTTATGTTTGTTATCAGGCAGGCCGGGGCATTTGATTTTTGGTATTGGATGAGTACAAATCTTGTAGTCATCCTCTCTATCGTTTTCTTATTGGATAATGAAAACCTGAGGCTTCTACAATTTGATTTTAAGACTTCCCCGCTAAAAAAAATGCTGATGGGGCTTGCCTTTGCCGCGCTGTTGTTTGTTGTCTTTTACTTAGGGAATATTGCACTCCGTATTGTTCTTGATAGTGCCGGCGAAGGGATTAACCAGGTTTATGGGTTCAAACAGGAAGCTCCGGATTGGCGGATCGTAATTTTGATGTTGGTTATTATTGGCCCTGGCGAGGAGCTTTTCTGGCGAGGATTCCTGCAGCGAAGATTGCAAATGAATTTCGGGGTAAATCCCGGATTTTTAGTGGCAACGTTTCTTTACACCGCTGTTCATCTTTTTACCGGAAACCTGGTGTTGGTACTCGCCGCTCTCACCTGCGGGCTCTTCTGGGGTTGGCTTTACAAAAAACACCATTCAATGATCATAAATATCGTAAGCCACACCGTTTGGGATATCCTGGTTTTTATTGTCTTGCCTTTCAATTGA
- the menA gene encoding 1,4-dihydroxy-2-naphthoate octaprenyltransferase: protein MNNEVSLSFTKKWWISIRPFSLPASTMPVIFGSLLAYVYGGTSFSFGNFALAFFAVVMLHSGANILNDIYDFKNGFDKFPNPVSGGVVRKIITTGEAMKAAIVLLTIGTMIGLYLAWVVGPLLLLIGVPGLLIGIFYTIGGKFALKYRALGDLAVFLNFGILGALGAWYVQTATFSWIPVLWAVPIATLVIAILHANNWRDIASDQEGHIFTIASLLGDKASLRYYGFLIFGPFFMVLALILVPFFLIPEFPFMPFSFVLVLLSLPMALKLWQKALNRKQPKNPIDFIALDGATAQYNLVFGLLSTGALLVESVIRYLL from the coding sequence TCGTTACCTGCTTCCACCATGCCAGTAATATTCGGCTCATTACTGGCTTACGTTTATGGCGGAACCAGCTTTAGTTTCGGAAATTTTGCCCTTGCATTTTTTGCAGTGGTCATGCTGCACTCCGGGGCCAACATATTGAACGACATTTATGATTTCAAAAATGGTTTTGATAAATTCCCGAATCCTGTCAGCGGTGGTGTTGTGAGAAAAATAATAACCACAGGCGAAGCCATGAAAGCTGCAATTGTTCTTTTGACTATTGGTACAATGATCGGTCTTTACCTCGCATGGGTTGTCGGTCCGCTGTTGCTGCTTATTGGAGTCCCCGGTTTATTGATTGGAATCTTTTATACTATCGGGGGTAAGTTTGCTTTGAAATATCGTGCATTGGGCGACCTGGCGGTTTTCCTGAACTTTGGTATTCTTGGCGCTTTGGGCGCCTGGTATGTTCAAACCGCCACGTTTTCATGGATTCCGGTACTATGGGCCGTTCCAATCGCCACCCTCGTAATTGCCATTCTTCATGCCAACAACTGGCGCGATATTGCCAGCGACCAGGAAGGACATATTTTCACCATTGCTTCATTGCTTGGTGATAAAGCGTCGCTAAGGTATTATGGATTCCTGATCTTTGGACCCTTTTTCATGGTTTTAGCACTCATTTTGGTGCCCTTCTTTTTGATTCCCGAATTCCCTTTTATGCCCTTCAGCTTTGTACTTGTGCTGCTCTCGTTGCCCATGGCACTTAAGCTCTGGCAAAAAGCACTTAATCGCAAACAACCCAAAAATCCCATTGATTTTATTGCCCTCGATGGCGCCACAGCTCAATACAACCTTGTGTTCGGATTACTGAGTACGGGCGCTCTCCTCGTCGAATCGGTGATCCGGTATCTGTTATGA